A stretch of the Lactuca sativa cultivar Salinas chromosome 9, Lsat_Salinas_v11, whole genome shotgun sequence genome encodes the following:
- the LOC111920397 gene encoding CDPK-related kinase 4 isoform X2, with amino-acid sequence MGHCCSKGSVAASALKDDVNHGSTAAGKNHIQHKPPSLGGSVGKASNGASSSDTPLHSYTGSPGQIPYPEGVGATPSPAGTPRRTFKWPFPPPSPAKPIMSAIRKRRETKKEKPAAIQEDDRKEREPPLDKHFGFPRNFRAKYELGKEIGRGHFGHTCRAKCKKGALKDQFVAVKIISKSKMTTAISIEDVRREVTLLKGLSGHQHMVQFYDAFEDDLNVYIVMELCQGGELLDRILSRGGRYTEHDAKSIVMQILNAASFIHLQGVVHRDLKPENFLFSTKDEDSPMKVIDFGLSDFVRPDQRLTDIVGSAYYVAPEVLHRSYNVEADMWSIGVITYILLCGSRPFYGRTESGIFRSVVRADLNLNGTPWPSVSLEAKDFVKRLLNKDHRKRMTASQALTHPWLKEEKHGVPLDIMVYKLVKLYVRATPLRRAALKALSKALSKDELRYLSAQFDLLEPKDGCVSLDNFKTALVKHSTASMKESRGFDILDKMKPLSYTQMTFEEFSAAAISPYQLEALEEWETIAKSAFQYFELEGNRVISIDALAQEMNVGESGYLILKDWIRSSDGKLSFLGYTKFLHGLSIYSSNMRQQQ; translated from the exons ATGGGGCATTGCTGCAGCAAAGGCTCCGTCGCAGCCTCAGCCCTGAAAGACGATGTTAACCATGGATCAACCGCCGCTGGCAAAAACCACATTCAACACAAACCGCCGTCTCTAGGCGGCTCGGTTGGTAAAGCGAGCAACGGTGCTTCCAGTAGCGACACTCCACTTCATTCTTACACCGGGAGTCCAGGGCAGATCCCGTACCCGGAGGGAGTTGGGGCGACTCCATCGCCGGCGGGGACACCAAGGAGAACGTTCAAATGGCCGTTCCCACCTCCGTCCCCGGCAAAACCGATCATGTCGGCGATACGGAAACGGCGGGAGACTAAAAAAGAAAAGCCGGCTGCCATACAAGAAGACGACAGGAAGGAGAGAGAGCCACCGCTGGATAAACATTTCGGGTTTCCGAGAAACTTCCGGGCCAAATATGAGTTGGGAAAGGAAATAGGAAGAGGGCATTTCGGCCATACTTGTCGAGCGAAGTGTAAAAAAGGAGCTCTAAAAGACCAGTTTGTTGCAGTCAAAATCATCTCCAAATCTAAG ATGACAACGGCTATATCGATTGAAGATGTACGTAGGGAGGTAACATTATTAAAAGGCTTATCAGGGCATCAACACATGGTCCAGTTCTATGATGCATTTGAAGATGATCTTAACGTATACATAGTCATGGA ATTGTGCCAAGGGGGAGAGCTTCTAGATCGAATATTATCCAG GGGTGGAAGATATACAGAACATGATGCTAAATCAATCGTCATGCAAATACTAAATGCAGCTTCATTTATTCATCTACAAGGAGTTGTACACCGTGATTTAAAGCCAGAG AACTTTCTTTTTAGTACAAAAGACGAAGATTCTCCAATGAAGGTTATAGATTTTGGTTTATCCGACTTTGTTAGACCAG ATCAACGTCTAACTGATATTGTTGGAAGTGCATACTATGTTGCGCCTGAAGTGCTCCATAGATCATATAATGTTGAAGCTGACATGTGGAGTATTGGTGTTATAACATACATATTATTATGTGGAAGTCGACCCTTTTATGGTAGAACTGAATCAGGAATATTTCGTTCAGTGGTAAGAGCAGATCTTAATCTTAATGGAACACCTTGGCCTTCTGTATCCCTAGAAGCCAAAGATTTTGTCAAAAGATTACTTAACAAAGATCATAGAAAACGAATGACTGCTTCCCAAGCTTTGA CTCATCCATGGTTGAAAGAAGAAAAGCATGGAGTGCCATTGGACATTATGGTGTATAAATTGGTCAAGTTGTATGTTCGAGCTACACCTTTAAGGCGTGCTGCATTAAAG GCTCTCTCAAAAGCTTTAAGTAAGGATGAGTTGAGATACTTAAGTGCTCAGTTTGATCTATTGGAACCAAAAGATGGGTGTGTTTCCTTGGACAATTTCAAAACG GCTCTTGTGAAACATTCAACTGCTTCCATGAAAGAATCACGGGGTTTTGATATCTTAGATAAG ATGAAGCCCTTATCTTACACTCAAATGACATTTGAAGAGTTTTCTGCTGCTGCAATAAGCCCATATCAACTTGAGGCTCTTGAAGAATGGGAAACGATTGCAAAATCGGCTTTTCAGTACTTTGAACTTGAAGGAAACCGTGTTATTTCTATAGATGCATTAGCACAG gaaatgaatGTGGGGGAATCTGGTTATTTGATACTGAAGGATTGGATAAGAAGTAGTGATGGAAAGCTTAGTTTTCTTGGGTACACAAAGTTTTTGCATGGTTTGTCGATTTATAGTTCCAATATGAGGCAACAACAATAA
- the LOC111920397 gene encoding CDPK-related kinase 4 isoform X1 has product MGHCCSKGSVAASALKDDVNHGSTAAGKNHIQHKPPSLGGSVGKASNGASSSDTPLHSYTGSPGQIPYPEGVGATPSPAGTPRRTFKWPFPPPSPAKPIMSAIRKRRETKKEKPAAIQEDDRKEREPPLDKHFGFPRNFRAKYELGKEIGRGHFGHTCRAKCKKGALKDQFVAVKIISKSKMTTAISIEDVRREVTLLKGLSGHQHMVQFYDAFEDDLNVYIVMELCQGGELLDRILSRGGRYTEHDAKSIVMQILNAASFIHLQGVVHRDLKPENFLFSTKDEDSPMKVIDFGLSDFVRPDQRLTDIVGSAYYVAPEVLHRSYNVEADMWSIGVITYILLCGSRPFYGRTESGIFRSVVRADLNLNGTPWPSVSLEAKDFVKRLLNKDHRKRMTASQALTHPWLKEEKHGVPLDIMVYKLVKLYVRATPLRRAALKALSKALSKDELRYLSAQFDLLEPKDGCVSLDNFKTALVKHSTASMKESRGFDILDKMKPLSYTQMTFEEFSAAAISPYQLEALEEWETIAKSAFQYFELEGNRVISIDALAQVLIFKFKSLCLYYYYYSFDCWFLEYGIVRNLMQEMNVGESGYLILKDWIRSSDGKLSFLGYTKFLHGLSIYSSNMRQQQ; this is encoded by the exons ATGGGGCATTGCTGCAGCAAAGGCTCCGTCGCAGCCTCAGCCCTGAAAGACGATGTTAACCATGGATCAACCGCCGCTGGCAAAAACCACATTCAACACAAACCGCCGTCTCTAGGCGGCTCGGTTGGTAAAGCGAGCAACGGTGCTTCCAGTAGCGACACTCCACTTCATTCTTACACCGGGAGTCCAGGGCAGATCCCGTACCCGGAGGGAGTTGGGGCGACTCCATCGCCGGCGGGGACACCAAGGAGAACGTTCAAATGGCCGTTCCCACCTCCGTCCCCGGCAAAACCGATCATGTCGGCGATACGGAAACGGCGGGAGACTAAAAAAGAAAAGCCGGCTGCCATACAAGAAGACGACAGGAAGGAGAGAGAGCCACCGCTGGATAAACATTTCGGGTTTCCGAGAAACTTCCGGGCCAAATATGAGTTGGGAAAGGAAATAGGAAGAGGGCATTTCGGCCATACTTGTCGAGCGAAGTGTAAAAAAGGAGCTCTAAAAGACCAGTTTGTTGCAGTCAAAATCATCTCCAAATCTAAG ATGACAACGGCTATATCGATTGAAGATGTACGTAGGGAGGTAACATTATTAAAAGGCTTATCAGGGCATCAACACATGGTCCAGTTCTATGATGCATTTGAAGATGATCTTAACGTATACATAGTCATGGA ATTGTGCCAAGGGGGAGAGCTTCTAGATCGAATATTATCCAG GGGTGGAAGATATACAGAACATGATGCTAAATCAATCGTCATGCAAATACTAAATGCAGCTTCATTTATTCATCTACAAGGAGTTGTACACCGTGATTTAAAGCCAGAG AACTTTCTTTTTAGTACAAAAGACGAAGATTCTCCAATGAAGGTTATAGATTTTGGTTTATCCGACTTTGTTAGACCAG ATCAACGTCTAACTGATATTGTTGGAAGTGCATACTATGTTGCGCCTGAAGTGCTCCATAGATCATATAATGTTGAAGCTGACATGTGGAGTATTGGTGTTATAACATACATATTATTATGTGGAAGTCGACCCTTTTATGGTAGAACTGAATCAGGAATATTTCGTTCAGTGGTAAGAGCAGATCTTAATCTTAATGGAACACCTTGGCCTTCTGTATCCCTAGAAGCCAAAGATTTTGTCAAAAGATTACTTAACAAAGATCATAGAAAACGAATGACTGCTTCCCAAGCTTTGA CTCATCCATGGTTGAAAGAAGAAAAGCATGGAGTGCCATTGGACATTATGGTGTATAAATTGGTCAAGTTGTATGTTCGAGCTACACCTTTAAGGCGTGCTGCATTAAAG GCTCTCTCAAAAGCTTTAAGTAAGGATGAGTTGAGATACTTAAGTGCTCAGTTTGATCTATTGGAACCAAAAGATGGGTGTGTTTCCTTGGACAATTTCAAAACG GCTCTTGTGAAACATTCAACTGCTTCCATGAAAGAATCACGGGGTTTTGATATCTTAGATAAG ATGAAGCCCTTATCTTACACTCAAATGACATTTGAAGAGTTTTCTGCTGCTGCAATAAGCCCATATCAACTTGAGGCTCTTGAAGAATGGGAAACGATTGCAAAATCGGCTTTTCAGTACTTTGAACTTGAAGGAAACCGTGTTATTTCTATAGATGCATTAGCACAGGTGCTTATATTTAAGTTTAAATCTCTTTGTttatactactactactactcttTTGATTGTTGGTTTCTTGAGTATGGTATTGTGAGAaatttgatgcaggaaatgaatGTGGGGGAATCTGGTTATTTGATACTGAAGGATTGGATAAGAAGTAGTGATGGAAAGCTTAGTTTTCTTGGGTACACAAAGTTTTTGCATGGTTTGTCGATTTATAGTTCCAATATGAGGCAACAACAATAA